TTGATCGCTCTCCTCTTTCCTTTCGGCTTGCAGGAGAGCTGGGGTATGGAAAAACGAACGCTGCTTTTGCCGGCGATCGTCGCAATGGTTATCACGGGTTATCGGGAAGAGCTTTTTTTTCGAGCCTACCTGCTCAGAGAGCTGAGCACATTCCTTGGCGGTGAGGAACAGCGGCCGGGCTGGCGGGAGGTTACGACCTCTTCGCTGCTCTTTGCAGCAGGCCACCTCTACCAAGGATGGGGAGGAGCGCTTACGACCCTGCTGATCGCAATGGTTCTCGGCTTCCGCTACTCACGAAAAAAGAGCCTCCACGAGGTCGCAATCGCCCATTCACTCTACAACAGCGTCGCCCTGATCATGATCTCTTTTGGCTCTTATTAAAGAACCGAAGCCTCTTGCCTATCCCTTCGCTTTATAGTAATTTTCATATATGAAAAAGCATATAAGTTCTTTGTATCCCATGCTTCTTTTGTCGGTTTTTGCTCTTACCCCCGGACTTTTCGCTCAAGAAAGCGGTGACGAGAGTTATTCCATGTCAAAGGGGCAAGCCGCCCTTTATCAACTCGGTTTTGATATCCCCAGGGGCAGCCTGGCCGCACCGCCCTTTTCCCTGACGACCATCGACGGCGAGACGGCAAGCCTTTCGGCAGCAAAGGGAAAGCTGCTGCTCCTCAATCTTTGGGCGACATGGTGTCCCCCCTGTCGCCAGGAGATGCCCTCCATGCAAAAAATCTATGAGCGTTTTGCCGGAAAAAACTTTGAAATGTACGCCGTCGCAGCCCCTACTCCCCCGAGGGAAACCCTCGAACTGATTACAGCACATGTTGCCGATAACGGATTCACCTTCCCCGTTCCCATCGACAGCGAATACCAGGTCAATTCAATATACGGAACGGGGAGCATTCCCACTACCTGGATCATCGATGAAAAGGGAAACATCATCGCCAGGCTGGTAGGTGCAACCGATTGGTCATCACCTGAGATCATCGGGGCTCTTGAGATGCTCATTCCATAGGAAAGGAGGCGGCGGTGTACCGACTAAGAAGAGTTCCGGCCCTGTTGTTGTTCCTGCTTGTCGTGCTGCTTCCCCTTGCCGCCGCCAAGCCCCGAATCGTCGATGTGGGGGTCTTTGGGCAGAGAGATTCGCAGCGCATCACCCTCTCGCTGGAGATTCCCGAAGGGTATCATCAAAGCTTCAACGAAGATTTCTTCTTTTTTGAACTGGTCGATCCAGCGGGGGCGGATCTCGGTAGGATCGATTATCCGAAGGGGACCGATACCGAAACAGGACCTGCCTACTACGGAACGATATCCCTAAGCGCTCCACTGCCCCCCGAAAAATTCCGGTCCACTTCTGCACAGACGGGAAAAATCAGGCTCCATTATCAGCTTTGTGACGAGGCCGGCACCTGTTTCCTGCCCGGCACCGTCGAAGCATCCTTTTCCATACCTGCACCCGACACGGGCTCTTTTTCAAGCAGCATCGGAGGGTTCAAGGGAGAGAAGGGCATCTGGCTCATGCTCGCCTTCGCCTTGCTCGGTGGGATTCTCCTCAACATAATGCCCTGCGTCTTTCCCATTCTCTCGATCAGGGCCCTCAACCTTGTCAAACAGAGCAGTAATGACAAGAAGCTGTTGCGTTTCGGCTCCCTGCTCTACGGTGCCGGAGTCCTGGCCTCGTTTTTGCTCCTCGCTCTGGTGGTCATCATCCTGAAACAGTCGGGAGAACTAGTCGGCTGGGGCTTTCAGTTTCAGAATCCGGCTTTTGTGCTGGCTCTCAGCGCTATTCTTCTGGTATTTGCCCTCAGCTTATTCGACCTCTACCTCTTTCAGCCGCCGATATTCGGGTCGAAACTGGCCGCCGCCGGATCGAGGGGACTTGTCGGTTCCTTTGTAAACGGGCTCGTTGCCGTAATCCTTGCAACCCCCTGCACCGCACCATTTCTTGGCAGCGCTCTGGGCTTTGCCTTTAGCCAGCCGCCGCTTTTAATCATCTTCTTTTTTCTCACCATTGGGATAGGCTTTGCCCTCCCATTTGTTTTGCTCGGTTTCATTCCCCGGATCATCCATCGGATACCGAAACCGGGGGCATGGATGGAGCTCTTCAAAGAAACGATGGGTCTGGTACTGATTGCCACCGCTCTCTACTTCTTTGCTATCTTCGGACGTCAGACAGGAGCGCAGGCAATGATCGGGGCCCTTGCCTTTCTCCTTTCCCTTGCATCGGCAGCCTGGCTCTACGGAAAACTTGCAAAACCGACCTCATCGAAACGGCAACGTTGGCTTTCGCTTCTTTTGTTCGTTATACTTTCCTCAGCGGCCGCTACGATCTTCATCGATCCATCCTCCTGGAAGTCCCAGGAAGGAAACGCAAGTGAAACAGCAATGGCGGAGCATGGCGGCGAAGGGGTCGAACGTATTGCCTATTCATCCGAAAGGGTGGAAACGATGATTCGTTCCCGGCAGCCCTTTCTCCTTGTCTTCTCCGCCCAGTGGTGCAGCGTCTGCAAGCTAAACGACCGTCGGATTTTTGCCACCGAACGGGGAAAAGAGCTTTTTCAACGCTACGGTATCCAGATGGTCTACGGAGATTACACCAATGCCGATCCTGTGATAGGCGAAGCGATAAAAGACCTTGGCAGAGCCGGCGTTCCGGTGTATGCTTTTTATCGGCCGGCGGCCGACAAACCTATTCTGCTGCCGGAACTACTTACCTTCGAGAAACTCGAGGAACTTTTCTCGAAGGCAGACCATGAGGCGGAAACCGGAGAAACTCCGACCGCTCAGCCGCTGGGAGATGCCCTTTTTTTCTAATCTCCCGACGGCACCATATGCCAAAAGGAGGTAGAGATGGCCCCCCTTGACACCGTACCGAAACGAATCAGAGAAACTGCACGGAAACACCCCGATATGACGGCCTTACTGGCAAAAGGGAAGGAAGGAGAATTCGAAGCGGCAAGCTTCCGGGAGATGATGGATCTTTGCGCGGCTTTTTCCTGTGCCCTGAACGATATCGGCGTGGAGCGAGGTGCACATGTCGGTATCATCAGCGATAATCGAAGAGAGTGGATCATTGCGGACCTTGCCATGCTTGGCCTCGGTGTGGTTGATGTGCCCAGAGGCTCTGATTCCACCGCCGACGAGATTGCCTATATCCTCGGCCATGCCGAGTGCGAGATTGCTTTTGCGGAAAACGGAGCTCAGGCGGATAAGATTATTGCGAACGCCCATGATCTTCCCCTCTTAAAGCGAATCATCCTCTTCGATGCCGGCCGGAGTCCCTCGAAAAAGCTTCCGACCTCCCTCGAGCTGTCGTCTTTCGATGAAATGATGAAACGGGGAAGCGAACTGCTTCCGCAGAAACAGGATTTCTTCGACAAAGAGATCGATAAGGGTTCGCTCAACGATCTTGCAACCATCATCTATACATCTGGTACCACAGGAGAGCCCAAAGGGGTGATGCTCCCCCATCGCAGTTTTATCTTTCAACTCGATCGTGTGTACGACCACATTCCGATCGTGCCCGGTCAAATTCTTTTAAGTGTTCTTCCGGTTTGGCATAGCTTTGAGCGGGCGGTGGAGTATATCATGCTTGCCCGCGGCGCCGCCATCGCCTATTCGAAACCGATTGGTGCGGTGATGCTTCCGGATATGCAGAAGGTTAAACCTCAGTGGCTTGCCTCGGTACCGAGGATTTGGGAGGGGGTCAGGGCTGCCATCTTCAAAAATATCGCAAAAGAGGGAAAGGCAAAACAGCTTCTGTTTTCCTTCTTTGTTGCCGTAGGAGAACTGCACAGCGCCATGTTTAACATGGTAACCGACAGAAAACCGGACTTTGTCGGTCGACATCGCTGGCTCGACATCCTTCTTGCGATTATCCCCCTGATTCTCCTAACGCCCCTTCAGCTCCTTGGCAGTCTCCTGGTCTTTGGAAAGCTGAAAGCCCGTTTGGGAGGAAAGTTTATTGCCGGTATCTCAGGGGGAGGCGCCCTTCCCCCCTACGTGGATCGCTTCTTTCAGGCCGCCGGTATTCTGTTGCTGGAGGGCTACGGACTGACGGAAACAGGCCCAGTACTTGCGGTACGCAAGCAGAAGCATCCGGTACATGGAACAGTAGGGCCGCTTTTAGCCGACATCGAACACCGTGTGGTCAACAGGGAGGGAGTTGTGCTTCCACCGGGCAGAAAGGGGGTCCTCTACGTAAAAAGTCCCCAGGTGATGGACGGTTACTATAAACGAGAGGAGGCCACCGAAGCGGTGCTTCACGATGGTTGGCTCAACACAGGCGATATCACGCTCTTTACCCGTCAGGGTGAGTTCAAGATTCTTGGACGGGCAAAAGAGACCATCGTCCTGCTTGGTGGTGAAAACATCGAACCGGTTCCGATCGAGGAGCACCTCTGTGCCAGCGACGCAATCGCACAAGCCATGGTTGTCGGCCAGGATAAGA
The sequence above is drawn from the Sediminispirochaeta bajacaliforniensis DSM 16054 genome and encodes:
- a CDS encoding CPBP family intramembrane glutamic endopeptidase, whose product is MTIFPEERNEKSGNDPKSLLEPILLFFVLFFPGYLSGTDSGQKIDFANLGFLFRYAAVALPQILLLLFMISKKGPGWPERYGITRIKRRDIPGALLLLPLLLAISFLIALLFPFGLQESWGMEKRTLLLPAIVAMVITGYREELFFRAYLLRELSTFLGGEEQRPGWREVTTSSLLFAAGHLYQGWGGALTTLLIAMVLGFRYSRKKSLHEVAIAHSLYNSVALIMISFGSY
- a CDS encoding TlpA disulfide reductase family protein, producing the protein MKKHISSLYPMLLLSVFALTPGLFAQESGDESYSMSKGQAALYQLGFDIPRGSLAAPPFSLTTIDGETASLSAAKGKLLLLNLWATWCPPCRQEMPSMQKIYERFAGKNFEMYAVAAPTPPRETLELITAHVADNGFTFPVPIDSEYQVNSIYGTGSIPTTWIIDEKGNIIARLVGATDWSSPEIIGALEMLIP
- a CDS encoding AMP-dependent synthetase/ligase produces the protein MAPLDTVPKRIRETARKHPDMTALLAKGKEGEFEAASFREMMDLCAAFSCALNDIGVERGAHVGIISDNRREWIIADLAMLGLGVVDVPRGSDSTADEIAYILGHAECEIAFAENGAQADKIIANAHDLPLLKRIILFDAGRSPSKKLPTSLELSSFDEMMKRGSELLPQKQDFFDKEIDKGSLNDLATIIYTSGTTGEPKGVMLPHRSFIFQLDRVYDHIPIVPGQILLSVLPVWHSFERAVEYIMLARGAAIAYSKPIGAVMLPDMQKVKPQWLASVPRIWEGVRAAIFKNIAKEGKAKQLLFSFFVAVGELHSAMFNMVTDRKPDFVGRHRWLDILLAIIPLILLTPLQLLGSLLVFGKLKARLGGKFIAGISGGGALPPYVDRFFQAAGILLLEGYGLTETGPVLAVRKQKHPVHGTVGPLLADIEHRVVNREGVVLPPGRKGVLYVKSPQVMDGYYKREEATEAVLHDGWLNTGDITLFTRQGEFKILGRAKETIVLLGGENIEPVPIEEHLCASDAIAQAMVVGQDKKFLAALIVPEMEKLQHYAQEKGISYIQAEELLTNPEIQEYVHDRIQEQVNPKNGFKHFERIYRFTLLPKPFEVGKELTHTLKIRRSVVYKLYRHEIDSLFR
- a CDS encoding protein-disulfide reductase DsbD family protein, whose protein sequence is MYRLRRVPALLLFLLVVLLPLAAAKPRIVDVGVFGQRDSQRITLSLEIPEGYHQSFNEDFFFFELVDPAGADLGRIDYPKGTDTETGPAYYGTISLSAPLPPEKFRSTSAQTGKIRLHYQLCDEAGTCFLPGTVEASFSIPAPDTGSFSSSIGGFKGEKGIWLMLAFALLGGILLNIMPCVFPILSIRALNLVKQSSNDKKLLRFGSLLYGAGVLASFLLLALVVIILKQSGELVGWGFQFQNPAFVLALSAILLVFALSLFDLYLFQPPIFGSKLAAAGSRGLVGSFVNGLVAVILATPCTAPFLGSALGFAFSQPPLLIIFFFLTIGIGFALPFVLLGFIPRIIHRIPKPGAWMELFKETMGLVLIATALYFFAIFGRQTGAQAMIGALAFLLSLASAAWLYGKLAKPTSSKRQRWLSLLLFVILSSAAATIFIDPSSWKSQEGNASETAMAEHGGEGVERIAYSSERVETMIRSRQPFLLVFSAQWCSVCKLNDRRIFATERGKELFQRYGIQMVYGDYTNADPVIGEAIKDLGRAGVPVYAFYRPAADKPILLPELLTFEKLEELFSKADHEAETGETPTAQPLGDALFF